Genomic window (Rhodopirellula bahusiensis):
CCGGATGGCTCGTCCGCGATTCTTGACGCAATTGTCGCTTCGGAAGAAGACACATCGGACGACTCAGAAACGGAACCTGATTCGGAACCACAACTGCCGGTCGTCGCACCGGAGATCGTCGACATCCTGATCTCCGAAGAGAGTTTCCTGGTCGTCACGGACGCCAACCAACCAGAACAACGAAAAGCCTTGGCACTCGAAGAATTGGTTTCGGCAGTCGAGTCCGCACCCGGCGACTCCAGCGGCATCAAAGTTCGAATCAGCCGCACGCCATCCGCAATCGCGATGGCCGAAGAGTTCTTGCTCGAGCAGCTTCAAAAGTCTGGATTGGACGAAGACGAAATCGATCGCCGTCGACAACTGGTGGAATTGCCACTCGACGAAGCGACCCCAGAAACCACCGGCCCAGGCACTTGATTTCATTGACCAAAACATCCCCGCCCGCTGAAACGCTTTGATGCGTTTTGGCAATCGTTTCAGTACCGCCGCATTCCACGATGTACGACGAGATCTTCAACATGACTGTTATCCAACGTGACGCCCGCCTTCGCAAAACGTTGGCGGCGTTTTCCGTCGGTGTCTTCGCTGGCCTTTGCATCTATTCCCCGTTCCATCCTGCCGCGCAGGCGGATGAACCCACCGTTTCGAGTTCACGCATGAAGTTAGAGTATCCCGTCAGCCGTCGCGACGAGATCGTTGACAACTACCACGGTCGCGAAGTGAGCGACCCGTATCGCTGGTTGGAAGACGTCGAGAGCGATGAAACAGCGGCTTGGGTCGAAGCGGAGAACAAGGTCACGCAGAGTTACTTGCAATCTTTGCCGCAACGCGAAACGATGCGAGCCCGGTTGGAAGCGTTGTGGGATTACTCCCGAACTGGTTTGCCCGCTAAACGAGGCGACACGTACTTCTACACCTTCAACGATGGGCTGCAGAACCAAAGCGTCCTTTATCGCACGCCTACCGATGTGCCACCTTCGCAGTGGGAAGCCAACCGCGAAGTGTTGCTGGACCCGAACAAGCTGAGCGAAGACGGAACGATGTCGCTCGCGTCGTGGGTGCCCAGCGAAGACGGCAAGTACCTCGCCTATGCGATCGCCGATGGCGGCAGTGATTGGCGGACTTGGCGAGTGCGTGACGTCGCGACCGGCAAAGACACCGACGATCTGATCCAGTGGTCCAAGTTCAGCGGCATCTCCTGGACTCCCGATGGCGACGGGTTCTACTATTCACGATACGCCGAACCCGCCGAAGGCGAAGAACTGACCGGGACCAACGACAACCAAATGATGTACTTGCATCAGTTGGGCACGCCTCAATCCGAAGACAAACTGGTCATGAAGCGTCCCGACCATCCCAAATGGGGCTTTGGCGGGTCGGTCACCGAAGACGGCCGGTACCTCGTGATTTCAAACTGGAAGGGCACCGAGCCGAAGACCCAGGTGTTCATCCAAGACCTGACAATCGACGACGCGCCCGTTCGCGGATTGATCATGGGCTTTGATGCCGACTACAGCTTCGTCGGCTCGGAAGGATCGACGCTGTACTTCCTGACCGACCACGAGGCTCCCCGTCGCCGTGTGATCAGCTTGGACGTGGCCGAGCACGCCAAACGCACCGACGACAACGTCGATGAACCTGCCGATCGAGCGGGCTGGGAAGAAGTCATCCCGCAGAGCGAACATGTCCTGGAACACGTTTCACTGCTCAGCGAAGTCTTCTTTGCGAACTACTTGGCCGACGCACTCAACCAAGTCGAACGCTTTTCACTCGATGGATCTCCGATGGGACCGCTGGAATTGCCCGGCAAAGGTTCCGTGGGCGGCTTGGGTGGCCGACAAGATTCCACGGAGACGTTCTTTTCGTTCACCAACTACGTCACGCCGCCGAGTATCCATCGCGTTGACGTGGCGACCGGTGAATCCGAATTGGCGATCATGCCCGAGGTTGCCTTCGACGTCAGCCAGTACACGACCGAACAAGTCTTCTGCACCAGCAAAGACGGCACCAAGGTGCCAATCCTGATCACACGCCACAAAGATGCACCGATGGACGGCAGCAACCGCACGTTGCTGTACGCCTACGGTGGTTTCAACATCTCACTGACGCCTTCGTATTCGCCTGGCATCGCCGGGTGGTTGGATGCAGGTGGTGTCTACGCCGTCGCCAACCTTCGCGGCGGTGGGGAGTACGGTCGTGAATGGCACGAAGCCGGCATGCAGCTGAAGAAACAAAACGTCTTTGACGACTTCATCGCAGCCTCGGAACACTTGATCGACATGGGCATCACCAGCCGCGAGCGACTGGGCGTCCGAGGCGGCAGCAATGGTGGTTTGTTGATCGGAGCCGTGATGACTCAGCGACCTGATTTGTTTGGTGCGTGTTTGCCGGCAGTCGGTGTGATGGACATGCTGCGATACCACAAGTTCACGATCGGTTGGGCTTGGGTCAGCGAGTTTGGTAGCAGCGACGATGAAACTCAAATTGACAACCTGTTGTCGTACAGCCCGCTGCACAATTTGAAACCTGGAACGTGTTACCCGGCCACGATGGTGACCACGGCGGACCGAGATGACCGCGTGGTGCCTGGACACAGCTTCAAGTTCGCCGCGGCGTTGCAGGCAGCTCAGTCGTGCGACAACCCGGTGTTGATCCGCATCGAAACACGGGCAGGTCACGGAGCTGGCACACCAACCAGCAAGAAGATCGACGAGTACGCCGACCTCTGGTCTTTCTTGCTCGAAAACTTGAAGTGATCTTGGTTGCCCAGCGGACTCATCCGAAGATGAACGCTGCTTGATCGAAATCACTTTGTGCAAACATCCAAACACACTCCCCACATACTCACCCGTCCACCAATCCGATGCTGCTGCAACAACCCGACGAATCTCCCTACGACGTGAACTTCCAGCTATTCGGATTCCCGATCCGAATCGCATGGACGTTTTGGCTGGGAGCAGCCGTATTCGGTTGGTATTTGGTCCAGGGATTTGACCGGATGGAAGGTAGTCCGGGGCGTTTGCCACTGTTGCTGCTTTGGGCTCTCTGCATGCTCGTTTCCATCCTCATTCACGAACTTGGTCACGCATTCGCGTTTCGCCAATTTGGAATCGAATCCTCGTTGGTTCTGTACCACTTTGGCGGTCTCGCGGTGCCTCGAAGCACAAACAATTACGGTGGTTTTGCCTCGTCTTTTGCACCTCCACGGCTCAGCCCCGGGGCGGAACTTTGGATCGCATTTGCGGGTCCGCTGGCACAATTGGTATCAGCCGCTGTGCTGGTCGCTGTGGTCAAAGCGATGGGGTACCGGGTCATGGCGTTCGCTTTGATGCCCTATCCAATCAACGCATTGCCCGGCGTCCTGGAAGGCAACGACTTCGACAACGTCGGCATGTTCGCTTTGGTCACGTTTTACATCTGGCCCAGCGTGCTTTGGGCGGTGTTGAATCTGATCCCGGTGTTCCCTCTCGATGGAGGCCGAATCATGCGGTCGTTGGTGATGATGGGCGGCGGCCAAACCGACACGTGGCTGTGGATCAGCATGATCGTTGGCGGTGCTTGCACCATGTACGGTTTCACTTCCGGACAGATGTTCCTGGGCATCCTTTTCTTGTCGTTGACGGTGGGCAACTACCAAATGATGCAAGGATCGATGCGTTACTAGCACGCACGCTGCTACGTCACGCTTCACCGCATGCACCTGACGAACGTTGGTGACCTGCCATCAATGATCGCGTGAGTCGCGATCAACGCAACGAGCGATGTGCACGAACGTCTCATCGAACACGCTGCTTGATGCTCGTTACAACGCGCAAACATGCGCGTGCTCGATGTACAAACACGTTGTTTGATGCGCAACGTTTGCCTTCAACACGACGTTCAACGACTGTTTTGCGCACTGAACAACGTGTTTTTTTCAAACTTTTTTTGCATCGTTCAAACGCTTGTTCGCTGCACACTTCAACGTCTCGATTGAAGGTCGCTGAAGCGACTTGTTGATGTTGCGATAACAACACGTTGCGCGTGTGTTGTTACAAAAACATTGAAAAAGCCAAGCGTTACTGCACTTGTTTGCAAGCAACGCAACAACGTTGACTTGTTCGTTGA
Coding sequences:
- a CDS encoding site-2 protease family protein: MLLQQPDESPYDVNFQLFGFPIRIAWTFWLGAAVFGWYLVQGFDRMEGSPGRLPLLLLWALCMLVSILIHELGHAFAFRQFGIESSLVLYHFGGLAVPRSTNNYGGFASSFAPPRLSPGAELWIAFAGPLAQLVSAAVLVAVVKAMGYRVMAFALMPYPINALPGVLEGNDFDNVGMFALVTFYIWPSVLWAVLNLIPVFPLDGGRIMRSLVMMGGGQTDTWLWISMIVGGACTMYGFTSGQMFLGILFLSLTVGNYQMMQGSMRY
- a CDS encoding prolyl oligopeptidase family serine peptidase, with amino-acid sequence MYDEIFNMTVIQRDARLRKTLAAFSVGVFAGLCIYSPFHPAAQADEPTVSSSRMKLEYPVSRRDEIVDNYHGREVSDPYRWLEDVESDETAAWVEAENKVTQSYLQSLPQRETMRARLEALWDYSRTGLPAKRGDTYFYTFNDGLQNQSVLYRTPTDVPPSQWEANREVLLDPNKLSEDGTMSLASWVPSEDGKYLAYAIADGGSDWRTWRVRDVATGKDTDDLIQWSKFSGISWTPDGDGFYYSRYAEPAEGEELTGTNDNQMMYLHQLGTPQSEDKLVMKRPDHPKWGFGGSVTEDGRYLVISNWKGTEPKTQVFIQDLTIDDAPVRGLIMGFDADYSFVGSEGSTLYFLTDHEAPRRRVISLDVAEHAKRTDDNVDEPADRAGWEEVIPQSEHVLEHVSLLSEVFFANYLADALNQVERFSLDGSPMGPLELPGKGSVGGLGGRQDSTETFFSFTNYVTPPSIHRVDVATGESELAIMPEVAFDVSQYTTEQVFCTSKDGTKVPILITRHKDAPMDGSNRTLLYAYGGFNISLTPSYSPGIAGWLDAGGVYAVANLRGGGEYGREWHEAGMQLKKQNVFDDFIAASEHLIDMGITSRERLGVRGGSNGGLLIGAVMTQRPDLFGACLPAVGVMDMLRYHKFTIGWAWVSEFGSSDDETQIDNLLSYSPLHNLKPGTCYPATMVTTADRDDRVVPGHSFKFAAALQAAQSCDNPVLIRIETRAGHGAGTPTSKKIDEYADLWSFLLENLK